atactgtaagaaTTATGTTTAAAAGAGATTTCCAGCGTTAAAGAGGTTGTGAACCaccatgtaaataaaaaagatctatttttttaaggggggtgtgggtgtgtttaAGTCAGACAGAGACAAGCAGAGTCACTTGAGAGTTGTTGAGCAGCGCAAGGAATTGAATGAAGTGTCTATCATAAGAGGCTGACTCGCAAGGGGGACATGTAAGTCCTCTTACACAAATTAATGGCTTTTCATGGTTGTCGAGAAGAGGAGAGGTGTTATTCCCTTATGTAAACCCATCACTGTCCTCAAATCTTCACTCATCACAGCTCTGTACCCACTATTCCCAATTCTCATCTGGCACTGCTATCGTGTCACAACAGACTTTACACAGAGCAGGGATGTGGCagaaagaggagcagagggactTAAGTGGACATCATTTAAAGGAGGGCGCGATGGAGGCAAGGGATTGAGGAAAGGAGACAGTTTGAAAACAGAGGGAATCCAATTGAGATGAGAAACAATAGGGATTTGATAGAAGAAAACACAGTACATGGGCGTTGATCCTAATTTTCCAAAGGGAAAGGTGATTAGCATGGCAACACAGGGGAGGACGAAGGCTTAGAGTGGCCTAATTAATTTGAGAGCAAATACAGAGACAATATGGAGTCTTCATCTCATATATCCTCATCGTATATCTGGATGCGTGCTCAAACCATGTCTCTATCTGTACATCAAAATAGCATGAATAGCAATCTGATGTTGCATAATAAAGAAGGGTGGATGGCAGGATGCAACAAAGGCTCCCGGAGAGCTAAATTGATATATCAGATTTCAAAATTGTGAACCTGCAGGCGGTgtgatgaccccccccccccccccccccccccccccgctgtgaGATTCTAGATTATTCCCAGGCAGTTTTCCTCCAAGTCCACCGATCGATAACGACTATATCATTCAGCCAGCAATATATTTAATGATCGATCAGAACATCTTTCACCGAGACTTGCCCACAGGGAGACATGTGCATGGACACATGTGCACACCTTGATACATTATGAGGAGAGAACGTGCAAAATCCCATTAAATCCACTCCATTCTACAGTCTTCGCCTTTAGTGATCTCACCTAATACGTTCCCCAATGACTGTCCGTTTGTCTAAGTGCCGGATTTTATAGCCAGAAGCTTTGCTATTATCCTGTTCTATGTTTTGCAGACAGCTGAGCTTACATTTTTCTGACATAAAACCAAATTATAATACCCTTCATGTAGCTTGTTTTTTAGATGCAACCTCTGCAATAAAACGTTGAAATATAAATTATGTTTTCTATAAGCGCACAAGCGTTGCTCGGATACTTTCAAACAagttctgcctctctctccctctctcagctTGAgcatacaataaacaaaacttATCCCACCCAGGTGTTTTAAGACATCTGTTAGCTGTGGCTCTCCTCCTCCCACACACTCCTACTTATTTGCCCCCAGGCTACGCCAAATCAATATATCATTAGCtagtctctccctctctactcACTCACCCCCCCATGTGCTCCATACAGAAAAACCCTTTCCTCCCTCCCACCTATTCCACTCTCACTCCATCTTCCCCTCGCATTTCACACTATTTCATGCTGTTTTGTCTCCCTTTACCTTGCCTCTCATCTTCACCCCCTTTGGCCTCTATCTCCACACACCCAAGCTCCAGCTCTGCCTCCCTCCTTTGAGAGGCTCTCTGTGGAAGACAAGAGTTCAAAATCGAGAAGAGTGCGAGGAGTTCAAGGTGAATGAGGTATGAATTTTAGTCATATGAAGTAGAGATAGAGATGGAGGGTGAGGGCAGGCGTGGCAGAAATATGGAGGCAATGCAAGAGGGAGATGGGGAGCATGAGGGGGAGGGGCAACTCactgactggctggctgggTTTCTGTGAGGGTGAAATGAATGTGTAATTGCGTTGTAGTGGCTTAACCCTTCGCCAGACAACTGAGTGATGGCAGGCACAACAGCCATGACAATCCCCTGTAGGAGTGGGTTGCTGAGCTGTCGGGGTAAACAGAGAAGGTTGTCAGTATCGGTGTAAATTCGACAAAAACCCCAGCAGGTAGCAGCACACCTGTACTCTTGGGAAAAAGTGTCAATCATGGCAAATTATAGCAATAACAAATACAACTTGATTTTTAAAGCCTCTTTTAAAACAAGATTTAATAATATGCCTGAACTGGATATTTAGAGGGCGACATATCAACAGACCCACAAACTCAAGGCCAGTGTATGACTCAAACTGTATCGTATATTTTTGAATCACATAGGACTATATCACATGGAATAGTACAGCACAATATCGTATCGAATTGTATCACGTTATATCGTATCATGTCGTGTCGCATCATGTCATATATCCACTTGTACACCCAGCATCTTAATATTAAGATATTAAAATCTAATATTAAGTCAATGTTAGGTAAAACAAAGAGGACATACTCTGTAAAGCCCAAACAGAGAGGATATAGATGAGAAATGAGAGACAaggaaggaaaaagagaagttaaaataaaaaatattaggGAATTATTTACATATAACATCAATATCTAAAAAGTAGttaaattaacacattttgcAAGCCTGTGTTTCTTGAGGGGGTCGTTCCAAAGCCGAGGCCCTGACGGCAAAAGCATGGTGAGCTGATGATCACACACCTGTCAGAAAAGCTTTTTATTAGCATTCATTCTTGTTTTTGGATCGTTGTAATATCAAGTGTAAAGAATGTAAAACACTATGCGGTGCATAAGACTCCATAGAGACTTGGGTATAAATATAGCAACAGATTGCCTCCTCTCCTATCCCAAAACAGGCCACCCATTCATTCCCATCCCATCATGCCCGACGTTCTTTCAATCTTTCCTCaatctcctctttttttccctcccccctcctttttCACCTCTCTTGGAACGACACGAGGAAGGGTGAAGAAGAGGGTAATTAAAACGAGGTTGCTGTGCAGTGAAATGAGACGTACCTCCTCCCTataagaggaaaatatgaaTGGAATAAGAAACATGTTGAGTGTTTTGTCACGCTGCAGATAAAAGATAAACCATTGATTCAgatgttttcatcacatttgtcatccacagggggaaaaaaagagactttgatgaccccactctctctctctatctcgccctttctctctcacacacactagCAACAAAGCAGCAGCGCACAGCTTTGATGGATGTGTATAGCTCTGGGGAAACTAATGAAacatgggagaaaaaaagaggactgAGATCCTAGTTACTGTACCATGTATGGAGACTGCAGAGGGAGGCATTGGCAAGACCACGGAGGGTGCAGATGGAGGAGTCACCttgagggaggggagagaaaggagggaggagagtgaCACAGTGGCAATGCCAATTTATTTCTTTTCAGGTCAGAAGCTTGaagaaattgagaaaaaaaacacttgatgaAACTGTCCTGCAGTACGAGTATGGAATCTGTGAATAGACAAAAAGGTTATAACAATAAGAGAAAATCCCATCATGCAGAGATAAATGTTACAGGTGTCAGctagtgtttgtgttcatgtcacTGAGAGTCTGTTCAGTGGTGACTAAACAGTTGAGGACTCTGGTCTTATCTCAACGGACGTGTGTGCGGAAATGAAATAATATTGATTTAAAGTCCCAGACACGGCTTTATAGATTGATTCTTCACACCAGAATGTGAGTGCACTCCATGGGAAGAAGGAGCAGCATTTGTTCACAGCAGTGCTGTTCTCAGGCTCACCATGGGTTTGTGTTTATCACAGTCTGAGCTCAGTGCTgagataaatattttaaaagactCAAACAGGTAAATAAAGCATTTGGGGAGGACTCAGCGTCAATTTCTTGAGTGAAACTATATTAACTTTGGCATgaattttaagtatttattttaaaaatagtgtcattgttgatgttttaattgtttttaaaaaaggaaatcaatTTCCTGTTTTAAACAACAGTGACCTCTGTTGGTGGAGTACTGCCACAGACCCAAGGAATAGGCCTTGTAATAATCTATATTTTTCATATTGTCAACAAATCCAACAAGGGAAAAAAGTACACTAACCTAAAGATATCTGTGTGGCCAAAGCCTGATTAATCTTATCATGCTCCACAGATTTTCTGAAAACACACCCATGAGTAAGAAAGGGGGTGGCATTCAATAATTAATATGAACATGGGCAAGGTAGGGCCAAAAATGTGGATGAAAGTACCTTTTGCTTGGCTTAGGACCTGTGAAGCCTTTAGAACATATAGATCCAGAGTTTTAAAAGACCTACAccaacaatagaaacaacaccTTATGGAACTCAAAGGTTCAGTCATTGTGAGAGTCAGAAGAAGACCAAATACCACACTtttgtttacatattttaacaggactttttttcttttaccatGACAATGAAAACCTGgttaaaacacatatttttaaatgcacatttttattgggttattatctttttttgaGGGAGACCTGGCAAGATAGCATACCGTTACAAAGTAACAAGACCGAGGCTATAACGGGCTATAAGACAGCAGAGGAGGTATGAGCATATCCTCATTACTGCCTCTGTGTGGTTTGTTATAATTCACAACACACAGACCATTACAGCTGAGGGAGTATTAGGgatgtgtctgcagagaaaatccTCTAATGCTGAAacgtttgttgttttaaaataccCTTGACTATATATTCTGGAAGATGTACGAGGTGTGCTACACTAGGCCTATAGTTTGTAAATACTTCTGAGGGAAATAAAACTATAGTTTAAAAAAGGGTATGTGAGTTCTGATGTATAGCCTACATCTATTAACACTGATTTTTGGTAGATTTGTGTTCAgttagtgtgttttgtgtgtgtttttcttctactttctgaggaagtaaagactgaattgtcagatttgttttatgttggcatGATATTCATCCGTTGATCGTAATTGGACAGACCATCCAGACatttcttgtttgctttttgagtaagggggcaggcaaaacaagatttattcttctccctgctcctttccttacatgggataaagtgtgaatttttttctttttttctttttccttttctgttgtgtcttttgACATGTACAGAACAAatttaaatattgaatatcAAGACTTCAGTTTTGACAGAACACAAACTATACCTGCTTCAACATGTTAATTGCTGtaaaattgttatttttgttatgCACCGACCTATCCTCTCATCCCAGCAGGACTTTCAGCAGACATTGAAACATGCGTTGATGcgtctttttctgtttttattgacgAGATGTGTCCGAATAAGTTTCATTTTTTAGTAAGACTGACTTACACCATTCAAGCTGTTAACAAAAAGAGTTGTCCGTATACGCATGATAGATTGTCCCGGTCCTGGACTTATTCCGTTTCTTTAATGATGGACCTTCTTTATTATGGACCTTTGCAGTTATCGAGGTCACAAAATACCAAGGGTAACTGAATTGAGTGTAACACCGGCCAGCAGGGGCCCTCAGTGCACCGTGTGATCACTGTGCCAGAgggagacacaaaaacacaacaaactcaTCTGCTCTGTTTTGTTCCAGTGACTAATGTCTACGCAATCTTCAACCGAagagtaaacaacaacaaaacctgcagcctacattttattgtttttctgttttttaagcGATTGGTTGGCTGGATGCGTGCGCGTCTTGGCATCGGAAGTCCTACTTTGTTTTGTAGGTTAACTTCCTTTCCCGAAGCTAAACACCGAAAACtcatttaaagtaaaacaacaacaacaacaacaacaaaaatgtcgGCGTGTTGCGTGTCCGGCTGTAAAAACCGACAATCTTCTACCAGCAAACTTAAATTTTACAGGATTCCGTCTGGATATCGGACGTTTCAGGCCAACCGGAGGGTGTTATGGCTGAAAGCGATCCAACAAGTGAACGGCAGCGTGGAGGGACTCAGAGGAAATGTTCGTGTGTGTGGCGCTCATTTCATCTCAGGTAAGGTATCCAATGATACACCTATGATAAATAATGTAACAGCTGAGTTTGACTAAACCTCTgccttctgttttatttatatttttttgacagGAGAATCGTCCATGGATTACGATAGTCCTGACTTCGTGCCttctgtgtttacatgcactAAACAAATCCcgaaaaagaaaactaaaaggtTAGTGAGCAGTAAACTGTGTGGaaactattctttttttttaatctttttttttttttttttttgcacttatgTTGTAAAGGAAATATATTACTTTTTTTGGAGGCAATTTTGGAAATGTCACAAAGTCCGAAATTGACATTTTGCAGATGCAGTTTTCATGATTGTATGTTGCATCTTTATTTCTCTTAAAgtgcagtggcggttctagaccattttaactgagggggccaaactggggccagttttttttttttttttttttttgtcagagggtaacattaaacccaggtgaaaaatagacaaagatgatcacattaaaaaaaaagtatattagacttagactttctttattgtcattcaaacttgtactttacagtgcagataagaacgaaatttcgttgcatttggcccgttgtagtgcaggataaaaacagcagcatgtatttacatataaaaaataaaaataaggtgcagatataaatagatataaaaagaaaaactatgagtaaataatggcacacatcattaaataccatgggACAGTTGAGACCTCAACTAAAAccctttttcacacatacggaaatctcctggaaaaactctggagatttccAGGAGAAGctctatgtgtgaacgcaaacagccaaattttttaCTCCGATATTACCCGGAGCTTATCCCGCCAGACTtctagtattttttttcccgCAGATAATCCAgaggagctgatgtctgaacgagGCCGAATATACTCTGGtgattttcaatttgagccaataggAAGAGAATAACATTTATATAGTGACCGTTAAAGTGTCTGCccgcgacctctacgatctccgtgcacgtcattaaacggctgcattctgttttctgttcgtcagtatgttgttctcctctctcttgtggatgttgtcattccattggattacacatagcattgctataaaggcaaatattctcattataacgtcgtgtagcggactctgttgctacagccgctacttctgcgttgttgtttttttttacgtcgAGAAATCCCCCGcggccccctcccctctgacagggaaagtcccccgctgtgaggagcatatgtgaacggctaggtcgggagaatctccagagcagtccgcctgtaaatatctagatgtTATCCggagtgcacatgtgaaaacggcttaatactgtttatgtgttattagggggggggggctcttacttttggaggggtggccacaggggggtccaagctcagtgttaccgTGGCACTGGctcctgttggcccctgcctagaaccgcccatgcttAAGTGGTGTCTTTAGTAGTTCCTGGTGCATTTTATAGGACTTTTAAGTCAATTATATACCAACTTTATATCTGGCCTGTAAGGTATAATACAAGATTCTCTACAAGAAAACGTGTTCTGTTTACAAGCTGTGCATATGTCTCAACATTGCATTTGTTAAACATTAGGTCTGTAAAGTTAACTGTTAAAAAGGAATTTTTGCAGTCTCATTGCACTTATCTGTCTCACACATATTAAGTTTGTACATCTAATTTTTTGCTTTGAATGTTATATATGTATAAGTGGCACATTTTATTGTGAATtcagttcattttgtttcctgtcctctTATTCAAAGGTTTATGGGTAGTAGAAAAAGGAGGCGCCGGTCAGCCCCCGCTGTCACAGAAGACACAACAACTCAACCAGGAGCTGATACTCCAGCAGACCTCCAGTCCTCTgatttgtttgaaaaaacacagacactgcCATCTCCATCAGTGCTAAAGGTACTAGTTCCTTTTCTGATTTGTCTTTGCTTTTGAGAAACATGAAATTGTTGCATTTGTATTTGCGtcattcttttgttttgaaggctTGACAGTTTACCTAGAATGTGGGCTCGTGTGTATTTTTCCTAGGAAGAAGAAACATTCACCAACGAGTCAGAGAATGAAATGGAAACTGAAACAGCGGAACCTCAAACATCACCCTGCCCAGATAAGACATCACCATCATTGAGAGAACCAACAGGGGTCCCAGAACTGGGCGAAAAGATTCTCACTGTGATCCTCCGTCGTGTTTTCACTCCAGCTCGGGGGTATCAGTGTGAGCTGTGCCAGCAGACTTTCACCAATGTCTCGGAgcttttaaaacacagacagcttCATACAGAAGGAAAGTCCCTCAGCCGTGAAAGTTGTGACGAGCTCTCCACAAATCAAGCAGATTTCGCTGAGCACCAGCCAGTCCCGGAGCCTTCTTTTCCGTGCAACATGTGCGAGCGGTCTTTCACTACAACTCATCACCTCAAGCGTCACAAACTGCTGCATGTCAAAGACGGCAGGAAGTGCCCCATTTGTGGGGTTCTCTTCTGTCAGCTTCATAACCACGTTTTATTCCTGCCACAGACTGAGTCTGTTACAGAGGTCGAAGAGGAGTCCTCCATCATTGAGCCAGTAAACAGTCGGCGGGAGCTCCAAAAGCCAAAGCCGATAACTCACCGAGATGATGGTCCTCGAAGCACCGTAACTGTAACCCCCGTGCAAACAACTTCTCAACCGATTGTATTTCATTCCCCCAAAAAAACTTTTAAGACCCTTAAacctcttcctccaccttcACACACAAGGGTCTTGTCAGAAATGCCTCTACCTGTGTTGAAAAAACCATATCCCGTACCTGAGAACCCAGagactttgtctgtgtttaagaAACCCTACTCCCCTCCAGCCTTCAGCCAGTCCAGTCTCCCCCGAGATATAGAACTCCCACCCTCACTACAGATGTTTTCGCCAAAGTTTCTCACCTCTTCTTTCTTTAAGGTGACACGGAATTATGAATATCTTTTAAGCAAACCGAGAGGTATTAAGAAGGAGAAGGAGTAGGATAAAGGGAAAGTGCTGCTGATTTCTGCAGAGGAGAAAGCATTGAGCCAGACGAAGAGAATAGATGGATACTCTGATGGAGCTCTGATCGTAACAGTGAAGGAAAGTTTtgtcacttttaaaatgaaacgGTGACTGGAGTCTTTGTTTGGCTGCAGTTAACCCCTCAGCTATCACACTGGACGTATTGTGCAACGATGTAGGGCTACAGCCAAAATCATAGTTTGAAAGAAAAGTCAATTAATAGCTCAGCTCTACTTTATTAAGATTTCACTCCTACTAACCCAGAAGCTTCTAACACATGAGTGCGTTTAGTTGATacttcagctttaaaaaaagactcattataCTACCAATGTGTCACACTATTTTCTGTTCTTTGGGATGGAGTTGTTTTATTGAATTTGTGTTACAATGATTAATGTGTACTATGAATGTtattcctgttttctttgtcaGTGTATGTCTGGTTCCGAACATCTTTGTATTTTAACCTCAGTGCCTTCAATCATAATGCTGCTTAAAATAAGAGCTGTATGTTTGGGATGCTGTcgtaaagatgtttttttttttttttaattgtcattGTTAGAAGATGAATACTGTTTTGTGAGTACAAAAAATATACAGTTTAAAAGACCTGACTTTTAAAACTTTGCAATGCTTAAACTGCATTCATCCCATCTACCTCAGCTGTCCTGAAGTCAGAcattgcatgtttgtttgttttgttcagttcttttgtttcctctccttttgtAATAAAGAAACGCTCTAATCCACTCAGCATCTCAGTAACATAGTACAATCCTGTGTTGGATCGTGTGATCTTAAACCTGACGCGTcagaaatcagggcgagagaaGGAACTACCTGTCTGAGATTTTTAATGTCAGACAGAACCTAACCTTCTGAACAGACGTTGAGCGAGACACTATTCCCTCcctgctgcagagctgctgttCTGTATCTGATACCGGCCCTTTAAACATTGTGATGGGAgacaagtcaaacattttctatCCTAGTAACAttactgtgtgaatgtgtagaatGAAAACACCATCTCCGAAGTTGCATGCAAaacaaattaacatttaaacatttgagcTATAATCCGCTCTTATCATCTCTGCCACTGATGTGTATGGATGACAACTTCATAATAGCATAAGATCatcttttattgatccccagtgggtaaattcaagtgttgcagcagtaaaagacaagaatataaacaataaaataagaatagatcagaataaataaaaaagataaagttACAATGTACTTACAACTATTATTCGCAAGTATTAAGTAAACTATACACCAATTAAGatctttacattaaaaactATACAAGACACTCAGACATATAAGTGGCAAGTTTTAGTTAAAGTCAGACAAAGTGAGAGTTGAAATAAATTGACAAATTTAAGCAATAAATATCACACTAAGCATCTGGAATGATATATGACTCCTGCGGGGAATGT
This region of Labrus bergylta chromosome 12, fLabBer1.1, whole genome shotgun sequence genomic DNA includes:
- the LOC109986642 gene encoding uncharacterized protein, giving the protein MSACCVSGCKNRQSSTSKLKFYRIPSGYRTFQANRRVLWLKAIQQVNGSVEGLRGNVRVCGAHFISGESSMDYDSPDFVPSVFTCTKQIPKKKTKRFMGSRKRRRRSAPAVTEDTTTQPGADTPADLQSSDLFEKTQTLPSPSVLKEEETFTNESENEMETETAEPQTSPCPDKTSPSLREPTGVPELGEKILTVILRRVFTPARGYQCELCQQTFTNVSELLKHRQLHTEGKSLSRESCDELSTNQADFAEHQPVPEPSFPCNMCERSFTTTHHLKRHKLLHVKDGRKCPICGVLFCQLHNHVLFLPQTESVTEVEEESSIIEPVNSRRELQKPKPITHRDDGPRSTVTVTPVQTTSQPIVFHSPKKTFKTLKPLPPPSHTRVLSEMPLPVLKKPYPVPENPETLSVFKKPYSPPAFSQSSLPRDIELPPSLQMFSPKFLTSSFFKVTRNYEYLLSKPRGIKKEKE